A stretch of DNA from Mucilaginibacter daejeonensis:
ACCGCTGTTAAATTCATCAATACCTTAGTGCGCAGTGGCCTGATCGTTCACAAGGCATCATCAGCCTTTAAGGTAAATGGTGTGAGCTATCCGGCAGGATCATACGTGGTGAAGACCGATCAGGCCTTTCGTCCGCATGTGTTGGATATGTTCGAACCACAGGATCACCCTAATGATTTTCAATACCCGGGAGGCCCCCCTATCCGCCCTTATGATAATGCTGGCTGGACACTGGCCTTCCAAATGGGTATCAAGTTCGATCGTATACAGGACGCCTTTGATGGTCCGTTCAAACGTATACCTTATGGCCAATTACAAACCCCGCCGCTTGCCGCCGTACCTGCTGCTGCTAAGGCCGGTTACTTGTTAGATACCCGCAGCAACAACGCTTACATTGCCGTTAATGACCTGTTAAAGGCCGGCGTTGAAGTGTACCGCGCACCACAAGGTGCCGATGGTCTGCCTGCCGGAACATTCTTCGTTCCATCAAGTACTACTGCACAAGCTGCACTGGCTAAAGAGGCTAACCTGGGCGTGAAAGCCATCGCTACCGCGAAAAAGCCTAAGGGCGCGGTGAAGATCCAGGCCTTACGCATTGGTTTGTGGGATCAGTACGGTGGCTCTATCCCATCAGGATGGTTGCGCTGGTTGTTCGAGCAAACGCACTTCAACTTTGAGCGTGTGTACCCGCAAGAGATAGATGGTGGCAACTTGAAAAGCAAATACGATGTATTGGTATTTGTGGGTGGTGCTATACCAAGTACTACTGGTGGTCGTGGCGGCTTTGAAGGCCGAGGCGGTTCTGCCGAGGACCTGCCGGCTGAGTACAAAGCCATGACCGGCCGCATCACTGCCGACAAGTCGATACCGCAATTGAAGGCCTTTTTGGAGGCTGGAGGTAGCATCGTGACCATAGGCAGCAGTGCCAACCTGGCCTACCAACTTAAATTACCGGTAAAGAACGCCCTCACCGAGACCGTGAAAGGAGAAGAAAGACCACTTTCTGGCGATAAGTTCTACATTCCGGGCAGCGTATTACAAGTGACCTATGACACCACCCAACCGGCCACCTGGGGTATGCCAGCCACCGGCGATGTGATGTTCGATAGCAGTCCGGCGTTCAAACTAGACCCTAACGCCAACGCGCAAGGCATCAAAGCACTGGCCACTTATACCACTGCCACTCCGTTACGCAGCGGCTGGGCCTGGGGACAAAAATACCTGCAAGGCTCCATGGCCGCCTTCGTGGCACCATACGGCTCAGGCAAACTGTACGTGTTCGGCCCCGAGATCAGCTTCCGCGCCCAATCGCACGGCACATTCAAGCTGTTATTTAACGAACTGTACGGCACCGCCGGTAAGTAAATATTATTAGAATGACAAAGGGCCGCGATGAGCGGCCCTTTTTGTTTAGGTAGGTCTTTGATCATGCCGATGCTTATGGGCGTGGTTGTCCCTTAAAAATACTTGTCATGCTGAACGTAGTGATGTATCCTATACACCAGGACCGATCGCACGCATAGGATGTTTCGCATGCGCTCAACATGACAGATGCTTATGTGTGTGTGTGTGTGTTCTCCACATCCATACCCACCTCGTTATGCCGATGAATATCGGCATCCCTCAGGACTGGCTGATCACTTAGCATGTGAGATGCTGAAACAAGTTTAGTATGACCGGTGCGGATGAATGGATGATCATTATAATAAACTTGTCATGCTGAACGTAGTGAAGCATCCTATGAACTATGACCGGTCGAACGTATAAGATGTTTCGCATGCGCTCAACACGACAGGTGTGTGTTCGGCGGAAATCTATTTATCCCACCCCGTCATGCCGATGAATATCGGCATCTCTCAGAACAGGCTGATCACTTAGCATGTGGGATACTGAAACAAGTTCAGCATGACCGGCGCGGATGAATGGATGATCATTATAATAAACTTGTCATGCTGAACGTAGTGAAGCATCCTATAGATACGACCGGTGGCACGTATAAGATGTTTCGCATGCGCTCAACATGACAGGTGTGTGTGTGTGTGTGTGTGTGTGTGCTCGACGGAAATCTATTCATCCCATCCCGTCATGCCGATGCATATCGGCATCTCTCCGGACAGGCTGATCACTTAGCATGTGAGATGCTGAAACAAGTTCAGCATGACAGAGCAGATCATTTACATGTGCGATCAGGATCACTCAGTAATTATGAAAAACTTGGCATCGAAAGATAACCGATCGTTATGACCGATCACTCTGCTCCCAGCCGCTTCAATAGCCGGTTCACGGTGGCTACCGATATGCTGGCCTCTGCGGCCATTTGGCGTTGGCTGTAGCCTTGGAATCGGTAGAACAGTAGCTGCCGTTCAAGGTTGGTGTTGGTCTTGAGGTGCTCCTGCTCGGGTGCAAAGCCGATCACGTCGAAACGGAGCATACTCTTATCGCGCTCAATGCGGCACAGGCAAACATTGCCTTCGCCGTAGAGCTCCTGCGTGCTGCGCTGCTTGATCTGTTTAAGGTAACGCAACTGCGGGATCATGCTGCTTTGGCCAATAGCAAAAGCACCGTCGGCAAAGTTGATCAGCATTTTGCTGCCTTGCAGATCATTGGCGGTCAGTGGCCGGCCGGGCCGTCGTTTTGGGGTGTGGGCCAAAACGAGTATCGACAGCCGATACTGTTGTTTGAGGCGCGTGAGCTCTTTCATCAAAGGCAAAGCATCTTTGGCTCTTTCGGTGCCGTCGCGCAAAAAAGTAATGTTATCGATGATGAGCACTTTGGCACCGGTGGAAATAAGTGCGTTCTCGATACCGTTATATAGCAGTTTATCATGCCGCACGGCGCTCAGGGAAGTGGTGACCGCAGGTTATACTCGGCCCTGTACAGCCGCGGACCAAAGTTGTGGGTGGTTCGGTCGGCCTCGTTGGTGTAACGCCGTTCAAATTGCTGGGCCGAAAGTTCAAAATCCATGTATAGCACGTTCGTGGGCACAGTGTCGATAGCGAATGGCTCGATGCGGCGTCCGTTGGCCAAACTGTCGGCCAGTTGTACCGCCAGTATGGATTTACCCATATTAGTATCCGCGAACAGGATGCAAAGCTCCCGCTCGTACCAGAACTCACCGAACAGCCGTCCCGGTCGCTCTGCCTGGCGTTGTTCGCTAAGCCACTGATCGCCTGTCTTGACAGCGAACAAGCCGCCGGCCGCGTCGGCCTTTTGGCGATCGTGGGTGATCTGCCGGATCTCGGTACGCAGCATCTCTATCTCTATAGGGCGCAATCCGTGTAAGTGATCATTGGTATACATGATGAAGTATTGTGTCACGCTAACATACCGTATCATGACCGATATGCTGGTGGCGCAACTATGTCAGCTATCTGTTCTGACAGGCATCTTTAATGCAAAGAAGGTCGGTGTTACGATCGCAAAAAAGTGTTACACAGTTGTAACATAATTCCCCAAATTTCCCCACTTTTCATCATTATGAAAATGGCAAAAACCCAGAAATTTCCAGAAAAAACTACATTTTTCTGAATTGTAACACAAAATGTAACACTTTTTGGGTCGAATGTAACAGCAGAACCCTGTTCAATATTTCTATATGATTTAATTAATTTACCCTAAGTAGATTTTGGCACCAACTTTGTAATATTCGTAAACGTAATGTGAAGTGAGATAAGCGATGCAGAGTGAGTGAAACAGCCATGAGAACCATGGCTGTTTTTTTGTACTCAGGCTTCAAAAACGTCACGCTCATTTTACGGCTCGGGTGGTAATTTACGTTTGCGTATCGTACCTTTGCGCCCTGATCAGCAATTGGCACTTAAACCACCTCATGAAGCAACATCTGCAGCATCCTGTGTTCAAGACCATATCGGCCGTAGCCGATGAACAGCAGGTACATGCCTATGCCATAGGTGGCTTCGTACGCGACATCTTTCTTGAGCGCCCTTCTAAAGACATCGACATCGTGGTGATCGGCAACGGTATAGCCTTTGCCGAAGCGGTGGCTAACCGACTGAAGGTCAAAGTTTCGGTATTTAAAAGCTTTGGCACTGCCATGCTTAAATACCGGGATGTAGAGGTGGAATTTGTGGGTGCCCGCAAGGAATCGTACCGCTCACAGTCGCGCAAACCAGTGGTGGAGAACGGCACGCTTGACGACGACCAAAAGCGCCGCGACTTCACCATCAATGCCCTTGCTATAGCCTTGCATGCTGAGGAACACGGTCAACTGATCGACCCATTCGGCGGCATGGCCGACCTGGAGCGTAAACTGATCCGCACCCCGCTCGACCCTCAGGAGACCTTTAGCGACGACCCGTTACGGATGATGCGCGCGATAAGGTTCGCTTCACAATTAGGCTTTACCATTGATGAGGTTGCTGTAAAGGCCATCGAACTGAATAAAGAACGTATTCGCATCGTATCGCAAGAGCGTATCACTGACGAGCTGAACAAGATCATTCTATCGCCGGTGCCTTCGGTGGGTTTCAAGTACTTACATGATACCGGTCTGCTTGCGCTCATCTTCCCACAAATGGAAGCGCTTTACGGAGTAGAGTATGTGAACGGCCGTGGCCATAAAGATAATTTTTACCACACCCTGCAGGTGCTGGACAACATAGCTACTACCACCAATGATCTTTGGCTGCGCTGGAGCGCCATATTGCATGACATAGCCAAACCTGCCACCAAACGTTTTGAAGCAGGCCACGGCTGGACCTTTCATGGCCATGAGGACAAGGGCTCGCGCTGGGTACCCAAGTTGTTCGGCCAGTTGAAATTGCCGTTGAACGACCGCATGAAGTTCGTTCAAAAAATGGTGCTGCTGCACATGCGCCCTATCGTGCTCACGCAAGAGATCGTGACGGACTCGGCCGTGCGCAGGCTGCTATTTGAGGCTGGTGATGATATTGAAAGCCTCATGCTGTTATGTAAAGCAGACATAACCACCAAAAATGAGTACAAGATCAAGAAGTACCGGCAAAACTTTGAGCTGGTACAA
This window harbors:
- a CDS encoding P-loop NTPase family protein codes for the protein MRHDKLLYNGIENALISTGAKVLIIDNITFLRDGTERAKDALPLMKELTRLKQQYRLSILVLAHTPKRRPGRPLTANDLQGSKMLINFADGAFAIGQSSMIPQLRYLKQIKQRSTQELYGEGNVCLCRIERDKSMLRFDVIGFAPEQEHLKTNTNLERQLLFYRFQGYSQRQMAAEASISVATVNRLLKRLGAE
- a CDS encoding CCA tRNA nucleotidyltransferase, with product MKQHLQHPVFKTISAVADEQQVHAYAIGGFVRDIFLERPSKDIDIVVIGNGIAFAEAVANRLKVKVSVFKSFGTAMLKYRDVEVEFVGARKESYRSQSRKPVVENGTLDDDQKRRDFTINALAIALHAEEHGQLIDPFGGMADLERKLIRTPLDPQETFSDDPLRMMRAIRFASQLGFTIDEVAVKAIELNKERIRIVSQERITDELNKIILSPVPSVGFKYLHDTGLLALIFPQMEALYGVEYVNGRGHKDNFYHTLQVLDNIATTTNDLWLRWSAILHDIAKPATKRFEAGHGWTFHGHEDKGSRWVPKLFGQLKLPLNDRMKFVQKMVLLHMRPIVLTQEIVTDSAVRRLLFEAGDDIESLMLLCKADITTKNEYKIKKYRQNFELVQQKLKDVEDRDRIRNWQPPITGTDIMELFGLQEGREVGIIKNKIREAILEGDIPNTYEDALAFTIAAGEQIGLKVVARPN
- a CDS encoding AAA family ATPase, whose protein sequence is MIRYVSVTQYFIMYTNDHLHGLRPIEIEMLRTEIRQITHDRQKADAAGGLFAVKTGDQWLSEQRQAERPGRLFGEFWYERELCILFADTNMGKSILAVQLADSLANGRRIEPFAIDTVPTNVLYMDFELSAQQFERRYTNEADRTTHNFGPRLYRAEYNLRSPLP